A part of Penaeus vannamei isolate JL-2024 chromosome 1, ASM4276789v1, whole genome shotgun sequence genomic DNA contains:
- the LOC138862743 gene encoding uncharacterized protein, with translation MSPTIANNTFKKFSRLANQTSDAERFTSPLQSLKNDESIIITKPDKGRGVVILNKDDYHQKVLNILSDHTKFKRITTEMSTHLLYLEDKLKRLLRTIKSSIDASTYNFLSTSGSKPGLLYGLPKVHKPNIPLRPIISSIGTFNYNTAKFLVPIISPLTTNQYTIENSTVFANEITSLNPEQPITMASFDVESLLRTCHFWKHRRI, from the coding sequence ATGTCACCAACTATAGCCAACAACACCTTCAAGAAATTCTCTCGTCTGGCTAATCAAACAAGTGATGCAGAACGTTTCACATCACCTCTACAATCACTTAAGAATGACGAGTCCATAATAATCACCAAACCAGACAAAGGTCGGGGAGTAGTCATTTTAAACAAAGACGACTATCATCAGAAAGTACTTAATATTCTTAGTGACCATACTAAATTCAAGAGAATCACTACTGAAATGTCCACTCACTTGTTATACCTTGAAGATAAGTTAAAAAGACTACTCCGGACCATTAAATCATCCATTGATGCAAGCACCTATAATTTCCTGTCAACCTCGGGTTCCAAACCCGGATTGTTATATGGTCTCCCCAAAGTACACAAACCAAACATTCCTTTAAGACCCattatttcctcgattggcacttttaaCTATAACACTGCTAAGTTTCTGGTTCCAATTATTTCTCCGTTAACTACGAATCAGTACACAATTGAAAATTCCACAGTTTTTGCAAATGAAATCACTTCACTAAACCCTGAACAACCCATCACCATGGCGAGTTTCGACGTGGAATCATTATTACGAACGTGCCACTTCTGGAAACATCGGAGAATATAG